Proteins encoded by one window of Chromobacterium violaceum ATCC 12472:
- a CDS encoding TetR family transcriptional regulator, whose amino-acid sequence MARKTREEAEQTRQQLLDAAEQLFSEQGVSRTTLAEIATAAGLTRGAVYWHFQNKLDLYRAMLDRVSPSFDDMREQLLLVANTDPAQALWQHSHRLLALIEHDPQVRRILLILFMRSEYVGELAPIHEECIAHMHEARGLLSQVVGAAKARGQTYDCVDPDEVAVALQSLHDGLMTRLLVDRPCPDATLAASRLLQYLYRGIFLPPVMEQLTTCG is encoded by the coding sequence ATGGCACGGAAAACACGTGAGGAAGCGGAACAGACCCGCCAGCAGTTGCTGGACGCCGCCGAGCAGTTGTTCAGCGAGCAGGGCGTGTCGCGCACCACGCTGGCGGAAATCGCCACCGCCGCCGGGCTGACCCGCGGCGCGGTGTACTGGCACTTCCAGAACAAGCTGGATCTGTACCGCGCGATGCTGGACCGGGTGTCGCCGTCGTTCGACGACATGCGCGAGCAACTGTTGCTCGTCGCCAACACGGATCCGGCCCAGGCGCTGTGGCAGCACAGCCACCGGCTGCTGGCGCTGATCGAGCACGATCCGCAGGTGCGGCGCATCCTGCTGATCCTGTTCATGCGCAGCGAATACGTCGGCGAGCTGGCGCCGATACACGAGGAGTGCATTGCCCACATGCACGAGGCGCGCGGCCTGCTGAGCCAGGTGGTGGGCGCCGCCAAGGCGCGCGGGCAGACTTACGACTGCGTCGATCCGGACGAAGTGGCGGTGGCGCTGCAGTCGCTGCACGACGGCCTGATGACCCGGCTGCTGGTGGACCGGCCGTGCCCGGACGCCACCCTGGCCGCCAGCCGGCTGTTGCAGTATTTGTACCGCGGCATTTTCCTGCCGCCGGTGATGGAACAACTTACCACTTGCGGCTGA